In one Bactrocera tryoni isolate S06 chromosome 5, CSIRO_BtryS06_freeze2, whole genome shotgun sequence genomic region, the following are encoded:
- the LOC120776330 gene encoding GATOR complex protein Iml1 isoform X5 encodes MKHYKLNTHQKSYSDADLLINQKEHPDTKIGDVVEVYDREDENSRLLLQITKFNDLRRDEISIEAGIATQFNLRKFAYVFMRRVNASDVALDSIEIAFKDQYMGRSEMWRLKTYLTDTCVYINKKIENIEMQIRCQVYEMWAQGERVSCGVITEETKIVFRSSTSMVYLFLQMSSEMWDFDIHGDLYFEKAVNGFLTELFHKWKKLGCNHEVTIVLFSRTFYAAKSLDEFPDHMRDCLQLDYKGRYYEDFYRVAIQNERNEDWCTVLTQLRKLFTSYESTVLRYHEREGVSIPAATNSTAAQGNFLEVLNISLNTFEKHYLDRTFDRTGQLSVVITPGVGVFEVDRELTNITKQRIIDNGVGSDLVCVGEQPLHAVPLLKFHNKDTSLTSADDYSLPHWINLSFYSTNKKVAYSNFIPRIKLPPIVANITLNKENRESEKHFLSCNQSEYIHNSLFDYDAYDEQIFQPPPAQSTCSLQRVIRAKKTSVPSFETSAYRNHDWENLTPTKIPNLRRKMSDPDIYHGTSGMLAALTDSPNLSESLASDKNSRRSIVSIAPIVRPGRALINPFDPSHVTIKLTSNRRRWTHIFPKGPTGVLIQQHHYQAVPAKPHNLSYSNIINNDNEYASGFSTFDYDHTFTCSSLNKSFTSSNDCDKNEFLKKRNNSLLNNSPNNVTTGAAVPTKSFLWGATGEQEWTPAITTGVDWKSLTIPACLPITTDYFPDKRSLHNDYVISDYTLLPDDVNFDYANSRAVYRKPLSTEEVFREIVSQRLAQGFQLIVLEEKNTQPAQAPCCGGYKQQKPSSVLGIIAPTEVMKEYLLSIGRIFHRITLIGSVITVTGYRPRHPYPPINVDYRYRFHAPQHETYEISGVNFTTEKLENFNWNYMDHYICTRGDRDYPLMESLKYWRYRMYLLPTDNLAMKKIIEYGSQRCDIYTDLAVDNTKRQVEDFMRFMEVHINKLKRQRIHDSPTAQSHLTRRRHSTSIISRPQPNQGLVNSPFRERVGSNRLPEKRPSFISKPVMKVDRGRISPAADAAAIALNNDLSHKEDQDDGFASEVKLRPNSDLNEILEAMKHPITGVAFFTQTPNLPCYTFVSHEALLWLKSRLDNNKNPLDILEAMRREKMICHASGDLDRQIIPGFYLYFIVQQEKPIKEVPKPLLDLSAFENEWMEIELQGCNHLWTDETKIPNIPTFLREIPSAQSWADYSQNKKIYRHSHLEINVNQKSERMEWGHVKYHTVMQPGYAFEIVVEWVTASGPIVGDLIWSWTRKANHCNYELISVPADPMAEPFTEKSDPLRGPIFIPLSEKFLNGKSVMFAEFAEESRADRMLLFQEAILARFGFLPCVIEKKYSFNKDVPKEYQYVHCSGHMFVLIRCSKNNYQFESPSRQEANVTRCVYGHTNNTNVPKKVGFLWAWNHMIPNKKWKSLVIKNSQDGELFQLKMLKDFRDFCSDADERLTKFWEHCHELKRKSLKMDNIVEGKVK; translated from the exons ATGAAACACTACAAATTAAATACACATCAAAAGTCCTACAGCG ATGCGGATTTGCTGATTAATCAAAAGGAGCATCCTGACACAAAAATAGGGGATGTGGTCGAGGTTTATGACCGCGAAGATGAAAATTCTAGATTATTATTGCAAATTACCAAATTTAACGATCTTCGCCGTGACGAAATTAGCATTGAGGCAGGCATTGCTACTCAGTTCAATTTAAGAAAGTTTGCCTATGTTTTTATGCGACGAGTGAATGCAAGTGATGTAGCTCTTGATTCAATTGAAATTGCGTTTAAAGATCAATATATGGGAAGATCCGAAATGTGGCGTTTGAAAACATATTTG ACGGACACttgtgtttatataaataaaaaaatcgaaaatattgaaatgcaaATTCGTTGTCAAGTTTATGAGATGTGGGCTCAAGGTGAACGCGTTTCCTGTGGAGTAATAACGGAAGAAACAAAGATTGTATTCCGCAGTAGTACTTCAAtggtatatttgtttttgcaaatgtcatCAGAAATGTGGGATTTCGACATACACGGCGATTTATATTTCGAAAAGGCGGTTAACGGGTTCCTTACTGAACTATTTCATAAGTGGAAGAAATTGGGCTGCAATCACGAAGTGACGATTGTATTGTTTTCTCGTACATTTTATGCTGCGAAATCACTTGACGAGTTTCCAGATCATATGCGCGATTGCCTTCAATTGGATTATAAAGGCCGTTATTATGAGGATTTTTATCGTGTTGCTATTCAAAATGAACGCAATGAAGATTGGTGCACTGTATTGACACAGTTACGCAAACTTTTTACATCATACGAATCAACGGTGCTGCGTTATCATGAGCGTGAGGGTGTATCCATTCCCGCAGCTACTAATTCCACAGCGGCTCAAGGAAACTTCCTGGAAGtattgaatatttcattaaacACTTTCGAGAAACACTATCTGGATAGGACATTTGACCGAACGGGTCAACTGTCTGTCGTTATCACACCTGGTGTTGGGGTATTTGAAGTCGACAGAGAACTTACGAATATTACTAAGCAGCGG ATAATTGATAATGGCGTTGGTAGCGATTTAGTATGTGTAGGAGAGCAACCTTTACACGCTGTtccacttttaaaatttcacaacaaGGACACTTCTCTAACCTCAGCAGATGATTATTCACTCCCACATTGGATAAATTTGAGCTTTTactcaacaaacaaaaaagtggcATACTCAAATTTTATACCGCGCATTAAATTACCACCAATTGTTGCAAATATCACATTAAATAAGGAAAACAGA gaaagtgaaaaacattttttgagttgCAACCAAtctgaatatatacataattcatTGTTTGATTATGATGCCTATGATGAGCAAATATTTCAGCCTCCACCAGCTCAAAGCACTTG TTCGTTGCAGCGAGTTATACGTGCTAAAAAGACTTCCGTACCTAGCTTTGAGACGTCAGCCTACCGAAACCATGATTGGGAGAATTTAACACCTACCAAAATTCCAAACTTGCGACGTAAAATGTCTGATCCAGATATATATCATGGTACATCAGGAATGCTAGCTGCTTtg ACTGATTCGCCCAACTTGTCTGAATCATTAGCTTCTGATAAGAATTCACGACGTTCTATTGTTTCAATTGCGCCTATCGTTCGCCCGGGGCGGGCATTAATCAACCCATTCGATCCATCTCACGTTACAATAAAACTCACTTCGAATCGTCGACGCTGGACGCACATATTCCCAAAG ggACCTACCGGTGTTCTAATACAACAACATCATTACCAAGCCGTACCTGCCAAACCCCACAATTTAAGCTAcagtaatattattaataacgATAATGAATACGCTTCAGGATTTAGCACATTTGATTATGATCACACATTCACATGTTCTTCGTTAAACAAATCCTTTACATCAAGCAATGATTGCGATAAAAATGAAT TTCtcaaaaaacgaaataattcaCTCTTGAACAATAGCCCAAATAATGTGACAACAGGCGCAGCAGTACCCACAAAAAGTTTCTTATGGGGCGCGACGGGAGAGCAGGAATGGACACCAGCTATAACAACAG GTGTGGATTGGAAATCGCTAACCATACCGGCTTGTTTGCCAATCACAACCGATTATTTCCCagataaacgttctctgcatAATGATTATGTTATATCTGATTATACGCTTCTGCCTGACGATGTAAATTTCGATTATGCTAATAGTAGAGCGGTGTATCGTAAACCTCTTTCTACGGAGGAGGTCTTTCGGGAGATTGTGTCCCAACGATTGGCGCAAGGCTTTCAGCTAATTGTGCTCGAGGAGAAGAATACCCAACCAGCACAGGCGCCATGCTGTGGCGGCTACAAACAACAAAAGCCATCTTCCGTTTTAGGAATTATTGCACCGACTGAAGTGATGAAGGAGTATTTGCTCTCTATTGGTCGAATATTTCACCGAATAACATTGATTGGATCCGTGATAACAGTCACTGGTTATCGGCCAAG acatcCTTATCCTCCCATTAACGTTGACTACCGTTATCGTTTTCATGCACCCCAACACGAGACTTATGAAATATCAGGTGTTAATTTTACGAcggaaaaattagaaaatttcaaTTGGAACTATATGGATCATTATATTTGTACGCGCGGTGACCGAGACTATCCTTTGATGGAG AGTCTGAAATATTGGCGTTACCGTATGTATTTACTACCCACTGATAACTTAGCgatgaaaaaaatcattgaatATGGAAGTCAACGCTGTGATATCTATACAGATCTAGCTGTGGACAATACAAAGAGACAGGTCGAAGACTTCATGCGTTTTATGGAAGTGCATATAAACAAACTGAAACGGCAGCGAATCCAT GATAGCCCCACCGCACAAAGTCATTTAACACGACGACGTCACAGTACCAGCATTATTTCCAGACCTCAACCCAACCAG GGACTGGTGAATTCGCCCTTTCGTGAACGTGTTGGAAGCAATCGCCTACCGGAAAAACGACCAAG CTTTATCTCGAAACCTGTGATGAAAGTCGATCGTGGTCGCATATCGCCCGCGGCAGATGCAGCTGCAATAGCattaaataatgatttaagCCACAAAGAGGATCAGGATGATGG ctTTGCGTCGGAGGTAAAATTACGCCCGAACTCCGACTTGAATGAAATCCTTGAAGCGATGAAGCATCCCATAACCGGTGTAGCTTTCTTCACTCAGACTCCTAACTTACCATGCTACACCTTTGTTTCACATGAGGCCTTGCTTTGGCTCAAGTCACGTttggacaacaacaaaaatccaTTAGACATATTAGAAGCCATGCGAAG AGAGAAAATGATTTGTCACGCTTCGGGAGATTTGGATAGGCAAATTATACCTGGgttttatctatattttataGTGCAACAAGAAAAACCGATAAAAG AGGTACCTAAACCTCTTTTGGATTTAAGTGCTTTTGAGAATGAGTGGATGGAGATCGAATTACAGGGGTGTAACCATTTGTGGACTGATGAAACGAAGATTCCGAATATACCTACATTCTTGCGAGAAATACCTTCTGCACAATCTTGGGCAGATTATAGCCAAAATA AAAAAATATACCGTCATTCCCATTTGGAAATCAATGTCAATCAAAAGAGCGAGCGTATGGAATGGGGTCATGTCAAGTATCATACTGTTATGCAACCCGGGTATGCTTTTGAAATAGTGGTTGAGTGGGTCACGGCATCCGGACCGATTGTGGGAGATTTG atttggAGCTGGACACGTAAAGCGAATCATTGCAATTATGAATTGATATCAGTTCCTGCTGATCCGATGGCAGAACCATTTACAGAAAAATCTGATCCACTCCGTGGTCCCATTTTCATACCGTTATCGGAGAAATTTTTAAACGGCAAGAGTGTTATGTTCGCCG AATTCGCTGAAGAGAGTAGAGCTGATCGTATGTTAttatttcaagaagctattctTGCAAGGTTCGGTTTTTTGCCATGTGTGATAGAAAAAAAGTATTCGTTTAACAAAGAT GTGCCTAAGGAATACCAATATGTACATTGTTCCGGACACATGTTTGTGCTTATTCg ttgttcaaaaaataactaTCAATTTGAGTCTCCGAGTCGACAAGAAGCGAACGTTACCCGATGTGTGTATGGGCACACAAATAATACTAATGTACCAAAGAAG gTTGGATTTTTATGGGCCTGGAATCACATGATTCCCAATAAGAAGTGGAAATCATTGGTAATTAAAAATTCGCAAGACGGTGAgctttttcaattgaaaatgcttaaagattttcgtgatttttgTTCGGATGCTGATGAGCGACTCACTAAATTCTGGGAACATTGCCATGAATTGAAgcgaaaatctttaaaaatggaTAATATTGTCGAAGGAAAGGTTAAATAG
- the LOC120776330 gene encoding GATOR complex protein Iml1 isoform X2: MKHYKLNTHQKSYSDADLLINQKEHPDTKIGDVVEVYDREDENSRLLLQITKFNDLRRDEISIEAGIATQFNLRKFAYVFMRRVNASDVALDSIEIAFKDQYMGRSEMWRLKTYLTDTCVYINKKIENIEMQIRCQVYEMWAQGERVSCGVITEETKIVFRSSTSMVYLFLQMSSEMWDFDIHGDLYFEKAVNGFLTELFHKWKKLGCNHEVTIVLFSRTFYAAKSLDEFPDHMRDCLQLDYKGRYYEDFYRVAIQNERNEDWCTVLTQLRKLFTSYESTVLRYHEREGVSIPAATNSTAAQGNFLEVLNISLNTFEKHYLDRTFDRTGQLSVVITPGVGVFEVDRELTNITKQRIIDNGVGSDLVCVGEQPLHAVPLLKFHNKDTSLTSADDYSLPHWINLSFYSTNKKVAYSNFIPRIKLPPIVANITLNKENRESEKHFLSCNQSEYIHNSLFDYDAYDEQIFQPPPAQSTCSLQRVIRAKKTSVPSFETSAYRNHDWENLTPTKIPNLRRKMSDPDIYHGTSGMLAALTDSPNLSESLASDKNSRRSIVSIAPIVRPGRALINPFDPSHVTIKLTSNRRRWTHIFPKGPTGVLIQQHHYQAVPAKPHNLSYSNIINNDNEYASGFSTFDYDHTFTCSSLNKSFTSSNDCDKNEFLKKRNNSLLNNSPNNVTTGAAVPTKSFLWGATGEQEWTPAITTAPTKNQSAKADGRGKVIIGVDWKSLTIPACLPITTDYFPDKRSLHNDYVISDYTLLPDDVNFDYANSRAVYRKPLSTEEVFREIVSQRLAQGFQLIVLEEKNTQPAQAPCCGGYKQQKPSSVLGIIAPTEVMKEYLLSIGRIFHRITLIGSVITVTGYRPRHPYPPINVDYRYRFHAPQHETYEISGVNFTTEKLENFNWNYMDHYICTRGDRDYPLMESLKYWRYRMYLLPTDNLAMKKIIEYGSQRCDIYTDLAVDNTKRQVEDFMRFMEVHINKLKRQRIHDSPTAQSHLTRRRHSTSIISRPQPNQGLVNSPFRERVGSNRLPEKRPSFISKPVMKVDRGRISPAADAAAIALNNDLSHKEDQDDGFASEVKLRPNSDLNEILEAMKHPITGVAFFTQTPNLPCYTFVSHEALLWLKSRLDNNKNPLDILEAMRREKMICHASGDLDRQIIPGFYLYFIVQQEKPIKEVPKPLLDLSAFENEWMEIELQGCNHLWTDETKIPNIPTFLREIPSAQSWADYSQNKKIYRHSHLEINVNQKSERMEWGHVKYHTVMQPGYAFEIVVEWVTASGPIVGDLIWSWTRKANHCNYELISVPADPMAEPFTEKSDPLRGPIFIPLSEKFLNGKSVMFAEFAEESRADRMLLFQEAILARFGFLPCVIEKKYSFNKDVPKEYQYVHCSGHMFVLIRCSKNNYQFESPSRQEANVTRCVYGHTNNTNVPKKVGFLWAWNHMIPNKKWKSLVIKNSQDGELFQLKMLKDFRDFCSDADERLTKFWEHCHELKRKSLKMDNIVEGKVK; encoded by the exons ATGAAACACTACAAATTAAATACACATCAAAAGTCCTACAGCG ATGCGGATTTGCTGATTAATCAAAAGGAGCATCCTGACACAAAAATAGGGGATGTGGTCGAGGTTTATGACCGCGAAGATGAAAATTCTAGATTATTATTGCAAATTACCAAATTTAACGATCTTCGCCGTGACGAAATTAGCATTGAGGCAGGCATTGCTACTCAGTTCAATTTAAGAAAGTTTGCCTATGTTTTTATGCGACGAGTGAATGCAAGTGATGTAGCTCTTGATTCAATTGAAATTGCGTTTAAAGATCAATATATGGGAAGATCCGAAATGTGGCGTTTGAAAACATATTTG ACGGACACttgtgtttatataaataaaaaaatcgaaaatattgaaatgcaaATTCGTTGTCAAGTTTATGAGATGTGGGCTCAAGGTGAACGCGTTTCCTGTGGAGTAATAACGGAAGAAACAAAGATTGTATTCCGCAGTAGTACTTCAAtggtatatttgtttttgcaaatgtcatCAGAAATGTGGGATTTCGACATACACGGCGATTTATATTTCGAAAAGGCGGTTAACGGGTTCCTTACTGAACTATTTCATAAGTGGAAGAAATTGGGCTGCAATCACGAAGTGACGATTGTATTGTTTTCTCGTACATTTTATGCTGCGAAATCACTTGACGAGTTTCCAGATCATATGCGCGATTGCCTTCAATTGGATTATAAAGGCCGTTATTATGAGGATTTTTATCGTGTTGCTATTCAAAATGAACGCAATGAAGATTGGTGCACTGTATTGACACAGTTACGCAAACTTTTTACATCATACGAATCAACGGTGCTGCGTTATCATGAGCGTGAGGGTGTATCCATTCCCGCAGCTACTAATTCCACAGCGGCTCAAGGAAACTTCCTGGAAGtattgaatatttcattaaacACTTTCGAGAAACACTATCTGGATAGGACATTTGACCGAACGGGTCAACTGTCTGTCGTTATCACACCTGGTGTTGGGGTATTTGAAGTCGACAGAGAACTTACGAATATTACTAAGCAGCGG ATAATTGATAATGGCGTTGGTAGCGATTTAGTATGTGTAGGAGAGCAACCTTTACACGCTGTtccacttttaaaatttcacaacaaGGACACTTCTCTAACCTCAGCAGATGATTATTCACTCCCACATTGGATAAATTTGAGCTTTTactcaacaaacaaaaaagtggcATACTCAAATTTTATACCGCGCATTAAATTACCACCAATTGTTGCAAATATCACATTAAATAAGGAAAACAGA gaaagtgaaaaacattttttgagttgCAACCAAtctgaatatatacataattcatTGTTTGATTATGATGCCTATGATGAGCAAATATTTCAGCCTCCACCAGCTCAAAGCACTTG TTCGTTGCAGCGAGTTATACGTGCTAAAAAGACTTCCGTACCTAGCTTTGAGACGTCAGCCTACCGAAACCATGATTGGGAGAATTTAACACCTACCAAAATTCCAAACTTGCGACGTAAAATGTCTGATCCAGATATATATCATGGTACATCAGGAATGCTAGCTGCTTtg ACTGATTCGCCCAACTTGTCTGAATCATTAGCTTCTGATAAGAATTCACGACGTTCTATTGTTTCAATTGCGCCTATCGTTCGCCCGGGGCGGGCATTAATCAACCCATTCGATCCATCTCACGTTACAATAAAACTCACTTCGAATCGTCGACGCTGGACGCACATATTCCCAAAG ggACCTACCGGTGTTCTAATACAACAACATCATTACCAAGCCGTACCTGCCAAACCCCACAATTTAAGCTAcagtaatattattaataacgATAATGAATACGCTTCAGGATTTAGCACATTTGATTATGATCACACATTCACATGTTCTTCGTTAAACAAATCCTTTACATCAAGCAATGATTGCGATAAAAATGAAT TTCtcaaaaaacgaaataattcaCTCTTGAACAATAGCCCAAATAATGTGACAACAGGCGCAGCAGTACCCACAAAAAGTTTCTTATGGGGCGCGACGGGAGAGCAGGAATGGACACCAGCTATAACAACAG CTCCTACTAAAAATCAGAGCGCAAAGGCAGATGGCAGAGGAAAAGTAATAATAG GTGTGGATTGGAAATCGCTAACCATACCGGCTTGTTTGCCAATCACAACCGATTATTTCCCagataaacgttctctgcatAATGATTATGTTATATCTGATTATACGCTTCTGCCTGACGATGTAAATTTCGATTATGCTAATAGTAGAGCGGTGTATCGTAAACCTCTTTCTACGGAGGAGGTCTTTCGGGAGATTGTGTCCCAACGATTGGCGCAAGGCTTTCAGCTAATTGTGCTCGAGGAGAAGAATACCCAACCAGCACAGGCGCCATGCTGTGGCGGCTACAAACAACAAAAGCCATCTTCCGTTTTAGGAATTATTGCACCGACTGAAGTGATGAAGGAGTATTTGCTCTCTATTGGTCGAATATTTCACCGAATAACATTGATTGGATCCGTGATAACAGTCACTGGTTATCGGCCAAG acatcCTTATCCTCCCATTAACGTTGACTACCGTTATCGTTTTCATGCACCCCAACACGAGACTTATGAAATATCAGGTGTTAATTTTACGAcggaaaaattagaaaatttcaaTTGGAACTATATGGATCATTATATTTGTACGCGCGGTGACCGAGACTATCCTTTGATGGAG AGTCTGAAATATTGGCGTTACCGTATGTATTTACTACCCACTGATAACTTAGCgatgaaaaaaatcattgaatATGGAAGTCAACGCTGTGATATCTATACAGATCTAGCTGTGGACAATACAAAGAGACAGGTCGAAGACTTCATGCGTTTTATGGAAGTGCATATAAACAAACTGAAACGGCAGCGAATCCAT GATAGCCCCACCGCACAAAGTCATTTAACACGACGACGTCACAGTACCAGCATTATTTCCAGACCTCAACCCAACCAG GGACTGGTGAATTCGCCCTTTCGTGAACGTGTTGGAAGCAATCGCCTACCGGAAAAACGACCAAG CTTTATCTCGAAACCTGTGATGAAAGTCGATCGTGGTCGCATATCGCCCGCGGCAGATGCAGCTGCAATAGCattaaataatgatttaagCCACAAAGAGGATCAGGATGATGG ctTTGCGTCGGAGGTAAAATTACGCCCGAACTCCGACTTGAATGAAATCCTTGAAGCGATGAAGCATCCCATAACCGGTGTAGCTTTCTTCACTCAGACTCCTAACTTACCATGCTACACCTTTGTTTCACATGAGGCCTTGCTTTGGCTCAAGTCACGTttggacaacaacaaaaatccaTTAGACATATTAGAAGCCATGCGAAG AGAGAAAATGATTTGTCACGCTTCGGGAGATTTGGATAGGCAAATTATACCTGGgttttatctatattttataGTGCAACAAGAAAAACCGATAAAAG AGGTACCTAAACCTCTTTTGGATTTAAGTGCTTTTGAGAATGAGTGGATGGAGATCGAATTACAGGGGTGTAACCATTTGTGGACTGATGAAACGAAGATTCCGAATATACCTACATTCTTGCGAGAAATACCTTCTGCACAATCTTGGGCAGATTATAGCCAAAATA AAAAAATATACCGTCATTCCCATTTGGAAATCAATGTCAATCAAAAGAGCGAGCGTATGGAATGGGGTCATGTCAAGTATCATACTGTTATGCAACCCGGGTATGCTTTTGAAATAGTGGTTGAGTGGGTCACGGCATCCGGACCGATTGTGGGAGATTTG atttggAGCTGGACACGTAAAGCGAATCATTGCAATTATGAATTGATATCAGTTCCTGCTGATCCGATGGCAGAACCATTTACAGAAAAATCTGATCCACTCCGTGGTCCCATTTTCATACCGTTATCGGAGAAATTTTTAAACGGCAAGAGTGTTATGTTCGCCG AATTCGCTGAAGAGAGTAGAGCTGATCGTATGTTAttatttcaagaagctattctTGCAAGGTTCGGTTTTTTGCCATGTGTGATAGAAAAAAAGTATTCGTTTAACAAAGAT GTGCCTAAGGAATACCAATATGTACATTGTTCCGGACACATGTTTGTGCTTATTCg ttgttcaaaaaataactaTCAATTTGAGTCTCCGAGTCGACAAGAAGCGAACGTTACCCGATGTGTGTATGGGCACACAAATAATACTAATGTACCAAAGAAG gTTGGATTTTTATGGGCCTGGAATCACATGATTCCCAATAAGAAGTGGAAATCATTGGTAATTAAAAATTCGCAAGACGGTGAgctttttcaattgaaaatgcttaaagattttcgtgatttttgTTCGGATGCTGATGAGCGACTCACTAAATTCTGGGAACATTGCCATGAATTGAAgcgaaaatctttaaaaatggaTAATATTGTCGAAGGAAAGGTTAAATAG